One part of the Aurantibacillus circumpalustris genome encodes these proteins:
- a CDS encoding ABC transporter ATP-binding protein has product MTLSISLYNLGKKFNREWIFRGLNFEIQHNQKLLVLGGNGSGKSTLLQVVSGFLTPNEGEVSISVDEKKIDPEKTKNIISFASPYLQLIEDFTLVEMIEHTKVFKPFVNNLSNEEIIEIIQLQNAKHKFIKQFSSGMKQRLKLGLAILADSPLLLLDEPVSNLDKNAIAWYKELISRYTNNRTVIVCSNAIADEHFFCDSELNVTDYK; this is encoded by the coding sequence TTGACTCTCTCCATCTCTCTATATAATCTTGGAAAAAAATTCAACAGAGAGTGGATCTTTAGAGGTCTTAATTTTGAAATTCAACACAATCAAAAACTTTTAGTTCTCGGCGGTAATGGTTCTGGTAAATCTACTTTACTGCAAGTGGTTTCGGGATTTTTAACACCAAACGAAGGAGAGGTTTCTATTAGTGTTGACGAAAAAAAAATAGATCCTGAAAAAACAAAAAACATTATTTCTTTTGCTTCACCTTATTTACAATTGATAGAAGATTTTACACTTGTTGAAATGATTGAGCATACAAAAGTGTTTAAACCTTTTGTAAATAATTTATCCAACGAGGAAATAATTGAGATTATTCAATTACAGAATGCCAAACATAAATTCATTAAACAATTCTCGAGTGGTATGAAACAACGTTTGAAATTGGGCTTGGCCATTTTAGCAGACTCTCCTTTGCTACTTTTAGATGAACCTGTGAGCAATCTTGATAAAAATGCAATTGCTTGGTACAAAGAACTTATCTCACGCTATACAAATAACCGCACCGTGATAGTTTGTTCAAATGCAATTGCCGACGAACATTTTTTTTGCGACTCGGAATTAAATGTGACAGATTACAAATGA
- a CDS encoding DUF4249 family protein, with protein MKRVKPTLCLITAFLISVRCTDVVQVKLDKGSELIVIDAFLESQYDAQAIFIHKNSTYFNSEEPEPITNASATLYDLTEDKSYKFQYVRDDRYEIEVKKESFVANHQYKLEINIEGSIYTALTTQPRAASIDSISAKAFTKDQFTGEVKPLYYSCYLWAKDKADNNPDYYWIKSNRDSAFINLCIDGTAGIVRDAPTDSIYFSTPYSLLGYATYAPGNLCYVSVCAISKETYDFLEQAQKQINNGGLFATTPENIKTNFTTPTDAKRKAVGWFSVANACSANKDIPK; from the coding sequence ATGAAAAGAGTCAAACCCACCCTCTGCTTAATCACAGCTTTTCTAATATCAGTGCGCTGTACCGATGTGGTTCAGGTTAAACTGGACAAAGGCTCAGAGCTCATTGTGATCGATGCGTTCTTGGAAAGTCAATACGATGCACAGGCTATTTTTATACACAAAAATTCAACCTATTTTAATTCAGAAGAGCCAGAGCCAATAACGAATGCTAGTGCTACTTTGTATGACCTCACCGAAGACAAATCTTATAAGTTTCAATATGTTCGTGACGACAGGTATGAAATTGAAGTCAAAAAAGAATCGTTTGTCGCCAATCACCAATACAAGTTGGAAATAAATATCGAAGGTTCTATATACACAGCGCTTACTACTCAACCGAGGGCCGCAAGTATTGATAGCATAAGTGCTAAGGCATTTACTAAAGATCAATTTACTGGGGAGGTTAAACCACTTTATTACTCATGTTATCTCTGGGCGAAAGACAAAGCTGATAACAATCCGGATTACTATTGGATTAAATCGAATCGTGATTCTGCCTTCATTAACTTATGTATAGACGGTACTGCTGGGATAGTTAGAGACGCACCAACTGACTCGATCTATTTTTCCACTCCATATAGCTTGTTGGGTTATGCAACCTATGCTCCCGGAAATCTCTGCTATGTTAGCGTATGCGCAATTTCAAAAGAAACTTATGATTTTCTAGAACAGGCGCAGAAACAAATAAACAACGGTGGTTTGTTTGCCACCACGCCGGAAAACATAAAAACAAATTTTACAACGCCAACTGACGCCAAAAGAAAAGCCGTAGGTTGGTTCAGTGTTGCGAATGCGTGTTCGGCAAACAAAGATATTCCAAAATAA
- a CDS encoding DUF4249 family protein yields the protein MKPFINFLFFTITAFFLSSCEDVVQIKLDEGSKLYVIDAFVNDLDGIQTIRVVTNDTYFSNREAPPVSGAQVILKDLTASKQFLFSDVGNGNYVYNTNGNDTIAKIGHQYELNVTIDGDTYTSLAIQKRTAGLDSIRAEYNDGDNGFGPPEDPFYFCSLWAKDKVDNNTDYYWVKTFRNDTLFSGTGDINVCIDGTGGAVTEGDLDSNYFTPPATFLGFKRYQRGNTCKVEIHSISHDTYFFFLQAQAQINNGGLFATTPENVKTNIVAPAGAKTKAVGWFNMASVATKSKLIP from the coding sequence ATGAAACCATTTATTAATTTTTTATTTTTTACCATTACGGCATTCTTTTTAAGTTCTTGTGAAGATGTTGTTCAGATAAAACTCGACGAAGGGTCTAAGCTTTATGTTATCGACGCTTTTGTAAATGATTTGGATGGTATCCAAACCATCAGAGTTGTTACAAACGACACTTATTTTAGTAACCGTGAAGCTCCACCTGTATCAGGTGCACAAGTAATTTTAAAGGACCTTACAGCATCCAAACAGTTTCTTTTTAGTGATGTTGGCAACGGGAATTATGTCTACAATACTAATGGTAATGATACTATTGCAAAAATTGGACACCAGTATGAATTGAATGTAACGATTGATGGCGATACGTATACATCTTTGGCAATTCAAAAAAGAACAGCAGGATTAGATAGCATAAGAGCTGAGTACAATGATGGTGATAATGGTTTTGGCCCTCCAGAAGATCCTTTTTATTTTTGTAGTTTATGGGCAAAAGATAAAGTGGATAATAACACAGATTATTATTGGGTAAAAACATTTCGTAACGACACCTTATTTAGCGGAACAGGAGATATAAATGTGTGTATTGATGGAACTGGTGGTGCTGTTACCGAGGGCGACTTAGATTCAAACTACTTCACGCCGCCGGCAACATTTTTAGGATTTAAACGCTACCAAAGAGGAAATACTTGTAAGGTAGAAATACATTCTATTTCTCATGATACCTATTTTTTCTTTTTGCAAGCACAAGCACAAATAAATAATGGCGGATTATTTGCTACGACGCCAGAGAATGTAAAAACAAATATTGTAGCACCTGCGGGAGCAAAAACCAAAGCCGTTGGTTGGTTTAATATGGCTAGTGTGGCGACTAAATCGAAATTAATTCCTTAA
- a CDS encoding TonB-dependent receptor yields the protein MKFKISLLFFLLTFGLYSQEKATISGYIKDVKNGESLIGATVYKVGSNIGASANEYGFYSFTLPKGEHEIGISLIGYGTFTFSVKLDKNITKNVELSEEGTDLDEVIITGEAEDKNVKSVEMSVAKLDIKQINKIPALLGEVDVIRAIQLLPGVTTVGEGASGFNVRGGNIDQNLILLDEAPVYNSSHLFGFFSVFNPDAVKDVKLIKGGIPSQYGGRVSSILDVRMKEGNSKKLEVNGGLGTIFSRLSIEAPLIKNKASFIIAGRRSYIDALVKPFVKDSNPLKKASFYFYDLTAKFNWRINDKNTVFASGYLGRDVFGAEVFGFDWGNTTATMRWNHIFNTKLFMNATVFYSNYNYKLGFETSNGTGFKWRSNIVNYSGKTDFSYYLNTRNTIRFGVQALAYDFLPYDATATFEGGSTVKFLADKRYGVEYSAYIGNEQKLTQKLTIEYGLRVSMYTNIGKGKAYYFRDTIPNTSLPLEETKTFSSGELIKEYINPEPRLSANYVLNKSSSLKASYNRMAQYIQLISNTAASTPLDVYTIASNNLKPLIADQVSVGYFRNFKDNMFETSVEVYYKYLKNQLDYIDNADLFINATVENQLVQGLGRAYGAEFYVKKSKGRIQGWISYTISKTERNVRGISNDNWFFSRYDRTHVLNTSVNYDLTKRWNISTNFVLLSGVPGTFPNSKIQIQDQNIPYNTDGIRNNYRITPYHRMDIGATYSFKKNERRRYKQTIVVSIYNVYNRRNAFSIYFRTKEGEPQQTEAVRYSIIGSFVPAITYNFKF from the coding sequence ATGAAGTTTAAGATAAGTTTACTTTTTTTTCTATTGACTTTTGGTTTATACAGTCAAGAAAAAGCAACAATTAGCGGTTATATTAAAGATGTCAAAAACGGAGAGTCTCTTATTGGAGCTACTGTTTATAAAGTGGGATCTAATATTGGCGCATCGGCAAACGAGTACGGGTTTTACTCCTTCACACTTCCAAAAGGTGAACATGAAATTGGTATTTCTTTAATTGGATATGGCACTTTTACTTTTTCTGTGAAGCTCGATAAAAATATTACTAAAAACGTGGAACTTTCTGAAGAAGGAACCGATTTAGATGAAGTTATTATTACAGGTGAAGCAGAGGATAAAAATGTGAAGAGTGTCGAAATGAGCGTTGCAAAATTAGATATTAAACAAATTAATAAAATTCCAGCTTTGTTAGGTGAAGTAGATGTTATTCGTGCCATTCAATTATTACCTGGTGTGACAACTGTGGGAGAAGGAGCAAGTGGATTTAATGTAAGGGGAGGAAATATTGATCAGAATTTAATTTTATTGGATGAGGCTCCTGTATATAATTCATCGCATTTATTTGGCTTTTTCTCTGTGTTTAATCCCGATGCAGTAAAAGATGTGAAACTTATTAAAGGCGGAATCCCTTCTCAGTATGGTGGACGTGTTTCTTCTATTCTTGATGTTAGAATGAAAGAAGGTAACAGTAAAAAACTTGAAGTAAATGGCGGACTCGGTACTATTTTCAGTCGTTTGAGTATTGAGGCTCCTCTTATTAAAAATAAAGCAAGTTTTATTATTGCTGGTCGTCGCAGTTATATTGATGCTTTAGTGAAACCATTCGTTAAAGATTCTAATCCTCTGAAAAAAGCGAGTTTTTATTTTTATGACCTTACAGCAAAATTTAACTGGAGAATAAATGATAAGAATACGGTGTTTGCTAGTGGTTATTTAGGAAGAGATGTATTCGGCGCTGAGGTTTTTGGTTTTGACTGGGGAAATACAACTGCAACAATGCGTTGGAATCATATTTTTAATACAAAACTATTTATGAATGCCACTGTATTTTACAGTAATTACAATTATAAGCTCGGATTTGAAACCAGCAATGGTACAGGGTTTAAATGGAGAAGTAATATTGTGAATTATAGTGGGAAAACGGATTTTAGTTATTATTTAAATACACGGAATACGATTCGTTTTGGAGTACAAGCCCTGGCCTACGACTTCCTGCCATACGATGCTACTGCCACTTTTGAAGGTGGATCCACTGTTAAGTTTTTGGCCGACAAACGTTATGGCGTTGAGTATTCAGCTTATATCGGCAACGAACAAAAATTAACTCAGAAGTTAACGATTGAATATGGCTTACGCGTAAGTATGTACACCAATATTGGAAAAGGTAAAGCATATTATTTCCGCGATACTATACCAAACACATCATTACCGCTAGAAGAAACAAAAACATTTTCATCAGGAGAACTTATTAAAGAGTATATAAATCCTGAACCTCGTCTTTCTGCGAATTATGTGTTAAACAAATCAAGTTCATTAAAGGCAAGTTATAACCGTATGGCGCAATACATACAGCTTATTAGTAATACAGCTGCAAGTACGCCTTTAGATGTTTACACCATTGCGTCCAATAATTTGAAGCCTTTAATTGCTGATCAAGTGAGCGTAGGATACTTCCGCAACTTTAAAGATAACATGTTTGAAACCTCTGTTGAAGTGTATTACAAGTATTTGAAAAATCAGTTGGACTATATTGATAACGCAGATTTGTTTATTAATGCAACTGTTGAAAATCAATTAGTGCAAGGTTTAGGGAGAGCTTACGGAGCTGAATTCTATGTAAAAAAATCGAAAGGGAGAATACAGGGCTGGATCAGTTATACCATCAGTAAAACCGAACGTAATGTACGTGGGATTAGCAATGATAACTGGTTCTTCAGTCGCTACGACAGAACACATGTATTAAACACAAGCGTAAACTATGATTTAACAAAGCGTTGGAATATCTCAACTAACTTTGTTTTGTTGTCGGGTGTTCCGGGAACTTTTCCAAATTCAAAAATTCAAATTCAAGATCAAAACATTCCTTATAACACAGATGGTATAAGAAATAATTACCGCATTACACCTTATCATCGAATGGATATTGGAGCAACTTATTCGTTTAAGAAAAATGAACGACGTCGTTACAAGCAAACCATTGTGGTAAGCATTTACAATGTGTATAATAGACGAAATGCCTTCAGTATTTATTTTAGAACGAAGGAAGGTGAACCACAACAAACAGAGGCAGTAAGATACTCCATCATTGGTTCATTTGTTCCAGCAATTACATATAATTTTAAATTTTAA
- the hisS gene encoding histidine--tRNA ligase, which translates to MKPSIPRGTRDFGPAEMQKRNYILSILRNNFELFGYEPIETPSMENISTLTGKYGDEGDQLIFKILNSRIHESKNKDLLKKEFDLSLESSRNSEDLTEKALRYDLTVPFARFVVMNQHKLIFPFKRYQIQPVWRADRPQKGRYREFYQCDADVIGSNSLLNELDLIAMMDKSFSQLNIPVLLKFNNRKILTALAEVINEPSKIIDITVAIDKLDKIGKDGVNKELNEKGISAEAINKLQPLLDFKGSNNEKVEILRSLVGSTEIGKKGLEEIEFLLKNVSPNHAKIELDITLARGLNYYTGTIFEVKANAGTFTPSILGGGRYDDLTGIFGLPNMSGVGISFGVDRIYDVMEELNVFPESISNSSSTALLFTHFDEESQYYCIHLAKDLRDANISCEIYPDITKKLGKQIEYADKKNIPFVCTVGSNEITKGVYAIKKMSTGDKQELNITDLIHYLKTELA; encoded by the coding sequence ATGAAGCCTTCCATACCAAGAGGAACCCGTGATTTTGGTCCTGCAGAAATGCAGAAACGAAACTATATTTTAAGTATTCTAAGAAATAATTTCGAACTGTTTGGATATGAGCCTATTGAGACGCCGTCGATGGAAAATATTTCCACGCTAACTGGAAAATATGGCGATGAAGGAGATCAACTTATTTTTAAAATTCTGAACTCTCGCATACACGAAAGCAAAAACAAAGATCTTCTTAAAAAAGAATTTGATCTCTCTCTTGAATCTTCCAGAAACTCAGAAGATTTAACAGAAAAAGCACTACGCTACGACCTCACAGTGCCATTCGCACGCTTTGTTGTCATGAATCAGCACAAACTTATTTTTCCATTTAAACGCTATCAAATACAACCCGTTTGGCGGGCTGATCGTCCCCAAAAAGGCCGTTACCGTGAATTTTACCAATGCGACGCCGATGTGATTGGATCCAACTCTTTGCTGAATGAATTGGATTTAATTGCGATGATGGATAAATCATTTAGCCAACTAAACATTCCCGTATTACTAAAATTCAATAACCGCAAAATTTTAACTGCTTTAGCAGAAGTTATTAATGAGCCTTCCAAAATTATTGATATAACGGTTGCTATTGATAAGCTAGATAAGATTGGAAAAGATGGCGTAAATAAAGAGCTGAATGAAAAAGGAATTTCGGCAGAAGCTATTAACAAGCTTCAACCGCTTCTCGATTTCAAAGGCTCAAATAATGAAAAGGTAGAAATTCTTAGAAGCCTTGTTGGATCAACAGAAATTGGAAAAAAAGGTCTCGAAGAAATTGAATTTCTATTAAAAAACGTTTCTCCTAATCATGCAAAGATTGAATTAGATATCACTTTAGCCCGTGGCTTAAATTATTATACCGGTACTATTTTTGAAGTTAAAGCAAATGCCGGAACCTTTACGCCAAGTATTTTAGGTGGCGGCAGGTACGATGACCTAACCGGAATTTTTGGTTTACCAAACATGAGTGGAGTTGGCATATCTTTTGGCGTAGATCGCATTTACGATGTGATGGAAGAATTAAACGTTTTTCCTGAATCTATTTCCAATTCATCATCTACAGCTTTACTCTTTACTCACTTTGATGAGGAGTCGCAATACTACTGCATTCATTTGGCCAAAGATCTTCGTGATGCAAATATTTCTTGTGAAATTTATCCCGACATTACTAAAAAACTTGGAAAACAAATAGAGTACGCGGATAAAAAAAATATTCCTTTTGTGTGCACAGTTGGCAGCAATGAAATTACAAAAGGCGTTTACGCAATTAAAAAAATGAGTACCGGCGATAAACAAGAATTAAACATTACTGATTTGATCCACTATTTAAAAACTGAGCTTGCATGA
- the hutH gene encoding histidine ammonia-lyase yields the protein MKFIIDHTKRLTLEELQKFISDKDATVELSTASKKSISACRAYLDKKLKTNNGPIYGINTGFGSLCNVIVPDKDLEQLQENLVKSHACGMGEEVPEGIVKLMLYLKIQSLSYGKSGVQLETVEHLCDLINHKIYPVVYQQGSLGASGDLAPLAHLCLPILGLGKVNYKGSQLETRIVFEQKKLSSVKLKSKEGLALLNGTQFMSAYGIYCLLKSHNLNKAGDFITALSIDAFDARIDPFKDHLHTIRAHAGQLQTAQTIRKHLIGSEITAKAKEQVQDPYSFRCVPQVHGATKDAVNYVTNVFETEINSVTDNPTIFEDEDEILSGGNFHGQPLALALDFLCIAMAELGSISERRTYLLISGQRGLPPFLTPNPGLNSGFMIPQYTAASIVSQSKQLCTPASVDSIVSSNGQEDHVSMGANAATKCYQVVNNTEKVLSIELLNAAQALEFRRPLKSSPKIEEMMDAYRKVVFVMRHDEVVHELMHASQLFVKKYFNEV from the coding sequence ATGAAATTCATAATTGATCATACCAAACGTCTTACCCTTGAGGAATTACAAAAATTTATATCAGATAAAGATGCCACAGTTGAATTATCTACCGCTTCAAAAAAATCTATCAGTGCCTGCCGCGCTTATCTTGACAAAAAATTAAAAACCAACAACGGTCCCATTTATGGTATTAACACAGGTTTTGGATCGTTGTGCAACGTTATAGTTCCGGATAAGGACCTTGAACAATTGCAGGAAAATTTAGTGAAGAGTCATGCTTGCGGCATGGGTGAAGAAGTGCCTGAGGGAATTGTAAAACTGATGCTGTATTTAAAAATACAATCTCTTTCTTATGGTAAAAGTGGTGTTCAACTTGAGACTGTAGAGCATTTATGTGATCTCATTAATCATAAAATTTATCCAGTTGTTTATCAGCAGGGGTCCTTGGGTGCAAGCGGAGATCTAGCTCCGTTAGCACATTTGTGTTTACCTATTCTAGGTTTAGGAAAAGTAAATTACAAAGGTTCTCAGCTTGAAACGCGTATTGTATTTGAACAAAAAAAACTAAGCTCTGTAAAATTAAAATCTAAGGAAGGTCTTGCCTTACTTAACGGCACTCAGTTTATGAGCGCATATGGAATTTACTGTTTATTAAAATCGCATAACTTAAATAAAGCTGGTGACTTTATTACCGCTTTATCTATTGATGCATTTGACGCGCGCATTGATCCCTTTAAAGATCATCTGCATACTATTAGGGCTCATGCCGGACAATTACAAACGGCGCAAACTATTCGAAAGCATCTAATAGGAAGCGAAATTACGGCTAAGGCAAAAGAACAGGTTCAAGATCCTTATTCGTTTCGTTGTGTTCCTCAAGTGCATGGCGCTACAAAGGATGCAGTAAATTATGTGACCAATGTTTTTGAAACAGAAATAAATTCTGTCACCGATAACCCAACTATTTTTGAAGATGAAGATGAAATTTTAAGTGGTGGAAATTTCCACGGACAACCCTTGGCTTTAGCACTTGATTTTTTATGTATTGCTATGGCCGAACTGGGAAGTATTTCGGAGCGAAGAACATATCTTTTAATTTCGGGGCAACGCGGACTTCCTCCTTTCTTAACACCTAATCCAGGATTAAACTCCGGATTTATGATCCCGCAATACACAGCTGCAAGTATTGTTAGTCAAAGTAAACAGTTGTGTACTCCGGCTAGTGTTGACAGCATCGTAAGTAGTAATGGTCAGGAAGATCACGTAAGTATGGGCGCCAACGCCGCAACAAAATGTTATCAAGTAGTAAATAATACTGAAAAAGTTTTATCAATAGAATTACTTAATGCCGCTCAGGCATTAGAATTCAGAAGACCTTTAAAATCATCGCCGAAAATTGAAGAGATGATGGACGCTTATCGTAAAGTTGTTTTTGTGATGCGTCATGACGAAGTAGTTCACGAATTAATGCATGCTTCTCAACTCTTTGTAAAAAAATATTTTAATGAAGTGTAA
- a CDS encoding DUF2911 domain-containing protein — protein MKTITLFTAIFFQCFALTAQLHKSIPPGGNKKALVGEQIGITDVVIHYDRPGVKGREGKIYGTPVVHKGFENLGFGTSKAAPWRAGANENTTIEFSTDVKIEGKDLQAGKYGFFIAYETNECTLIFSKNSTSWGSYFYSENEDALRVKVKPTAMDKSVEWLKYEFINQTENSATIALEWEKLMIAFKIEVDLVKTRLENYRLAFRDKDGFRWELMDEGARFCLTNNTNLEEGLEWSNTAISFSQNFTDLSTNANLHDKLGHKTKSDSIMKIAMEKGSLVELHQYGRKLIGEKKAKAALDIFQLNAKKHPKDFTTYVGLARGYSANGDYKTALVNAKLALPLAPNDLNKTSVQAFIPKLEKGTDIN, from the coding sequence ATGAAAACAATTACTTTATTTACAGCAATTTTCTTTCAGTGCTTTGCCTTAACTGCTCAACTTCATAAATCAATTCCACCAGGCGGAAACAAAAAAGCGCTCGTTGGCGAGCAAATTGGAATTACAGACGTTGTGATTCATTATGATAGACCAGGCGTTAAAGGACGTGAGGGTAAGATCTATGGAACGCCAGTTGTACACAAAGGATTTGAAAATCTTGGATTTGGCACTAGCAAAGCAGCGCCATGGAGAGCAGGCGCAAATGAAAACACGACGATTGAATTTTCAACCGATGTAAAAATAGAAGGTAAAGATTTACAGGCTGGAAAATATGGTTTTTTTATTGCTTACGAGACAAATGAATGCACACTTATTTTCTCAAAAAACTCCACATCCTGGGGAAGCTATTTTTATAGTGAAAATGAAGATGCTTTGCGCGTAAAAGTAAAACCGACCGCTATGGATAAAAGTGTTGAATGGCTCAAATATGAATTCATCAATCAAACAGAAAATAGCGCTACTATTGCGTTAGAGTGGGAAAAACTAATGATCGCTTTTAAAATAGAAGTTGATCTGGTGAAAACGCGTTTAGAAAACTATCGCTTGGCTTTTAGAGATAAAGATGGATTCCGCTGGGAACTAATGGATGAGGGGGCTCGCTTTTGTTTAACTAATAACACCAATCTGGAAGAAGGCCTCGAATGGTCAAACACCGCTATTTCATTTAGTCAGAATTTCACAGATTTAAGTACTAATGCTAATTTGCACGATAAATTAGGTCACAAAACTAAATCCGATTCTATCATGAAAATAGCAATGGAAAAAGGATCCTTAGTTGAACTTCACCAGTACGGTCGAAAATTAATTGGAGAGAAAAAAGCAAAGGCAGCCTTAGATATTTTTCAGTTAAATGCGAAAAAACACCCTAAAGATTTCACCACTTACGTTGGTTTAGCACGCGGTTATTCTGCAAACGGAGATTACAAAACAGCGCTCGTGAATGCAAAACTTGCTTTGCCATTGGCTCCCAATGATCTCAATAAAACATCCGTGCAAGCTTTTATACCTAAACTAGAAAAAGGTACAGACATTAACTAG
- a CDS encoding RNA polymerase sigma factor — MINEQKSAQTNEELFVHAYKTTFQKVATFIKKMGGTFEEAKDIFQDSLVIYYEKRIIPGRAVQDSESNYITGIAKHLWYKKYREDKPLRSLNILPELSLEEDEPKISENILRFVERSGKKCLELLQCFYYDKLSMKDIAERFGFSGERSATTQKYKCIEKIRDAVKERSLTKEDFYV, encoded by the coding sequence ATGATAAATGAACAAAAATCTGCTCAAACAAACGAAGAGTTATTTGTGCATGCCTATAAAACGACTTTTCAGAAAGTTGCCACATTCATTAAAAAAATGGGGGGCACCTTTGAAGAAGCCAAAGATATCTTTCAGGATTCACTCGTTATTTATTATGAGAAAAGAATTATTCCGGGTCGAGCCGTGCAGGATAGTGAATCTAATTACATTACGGGTATAGCCAAACATTTATGGTACAAGAAATACCGCGAAGATAAGCCACTAAGATCATTAAACATTCTGCCAGAACTTTCTCTCGAAGAAGACGAACCGAAAATTTCAGAAAACATACTTCGTTTTGTAGAACGTTCAGGAAAAAAATGTCTCGAATTACTTCAATGCTTTTATTACGATAAACTTAGTATGAAAGATATTGCGGAACGCTTTGGTTTTTCAGGTGAACGCTCTGCAACAACCCAAAAATATAAATGCATCGAGAAAATAAGAGATGCCGTTAAAGAAAGATCATTGACTAAAGAAGATTTTTATGTTTGA
- a CDS encoding ClpP family protease gives MSAPRLIDLIDEKILNNRKVFLWGQVDDASAKHVIDRLLYLELRDPGKEIQLIINSPGGYVTSGFAIYDTIKSISSPVSTVCSGFAASMASILLSAGTNGRRYVLKHGRVMIHQPSGGTGGNSADIEIQANELLKTKELSAKILAENCKQPVEKILKDFDRDYFMNASESVAYGIADAVLENLVEEK, from the coding sequence ATGAGCGCACCTCGTTTAATAGATTTGATTGATGAAAAAATTCTAAACAACCGTAAAGTGTTTTTATGGGGACAAGTGGATGATGCTTCAGCTAAACATGTCATTGATAGGCTTCTCTACTTAGAACTCAGGGATCCCGGCAAAGAAATTCAACTCATTATTAATAGTCCTGGCGGTTACGTAACATCAGGATTTGCGATTTACGACACTATTAAATCTATCAGTAGTCCAGTTTCTACAGTATGCAGTGGTTTTGCAGCTTCTATGGCCTCAATTCTTTTATCAGCTGGTACAAACGGACGGAGATATGTTTTAAAACACGGAAGAGTAATGATTCATCAACCAAGTGGTGGAACGGGCGGTAATTCTGCAGATATCGAAATCCAGGCTAACGAGCTTCTTAAAACAAAAGAATTAAGCGCGAAAATTCTAGCTGAAAATTGCAAACAACCCGTAGAAAAAATTTTAAAAGATTTTGATCGAGATTACTTTATGAATGCTAGTGAATCTGTGGCTTATGGCATAGCAGACGCAGTTCTTGAAAATTTAGTTGAAGAGAAATAA
- a CDS encoding LytR/AlgR family response regulator transcription factor: MKAIIIEDEKLSAEHLSNLLRKIDPSIEIVANYDTVKKSIDSFKKGVNADLLFVDVHLADGISFDIFSKVAVETPIIFTTAYDEYAIKAFKTNSIDYLLKPIGLADLKSALEKYKKFVSLGQSVILENISNAYQNLNKQFKSRFMVKMGDTISTVKSEDISYFISEDGVVLLIKENKRYVIDYTLDNLETLISPDIFFRINRKVLLNISSIKKVSPYFNSRLKLNIDSLNEEDGVVSRERVNDFKAWLDK; the protein is encoded by the coding sequence ATGAAAGCTATTATTATAGAGGACGAAAAACTTTCGGCTGAACATTTAAGTAATTTATTGCGTAAAATTGATCCGAGTATCGAGATTGTTGCTAATTACGATACAGTAAAAAAAAGCATCGATAGTTTTAAAAAAGGAGTAAACGCTGATTTACTTTTTGTTGATGTGCATTTGGCGGACGGAATAAGTTTTGATATTTTTTCTAAAGTCGCGGTTGAAACTCCAATAATATTTACCACCGCTTACGATGAATATGCTATCAAAGCTTTTAAGACGAATAGCATCGATTATCTTTTAAAACCAATAGGACTGGCAGATTTAAAAAGCGCGCTCGAAAAATATAAAAAGTTTGTTTCCCTAGGGCAGTCAGTTATCCTAGAGAATATTAGTAATGCCTACCAAAATCTAAATAAGCAATTTAAAAGCCGATTTATGGTTAAAATGGGAGACACAATTTCAACTGTAAAGAGCGAAGATATTTCGTATTTTATTTCCGAAGATGGGGTTGTTTTATTGATAAAAGAAAATAAACGTTACGTGATTGACTATACTTTAGATAATCTGGAGACCTTAATTTCACCGGATATTTTTTTTAGAATTAATAGAAAAGTATTATTAAATATTAGTAGCATTAAAAAAGTAAGCCCTTATTTTAATAGCCGATTAAAATTAAATATCGATTCTTTAAATGAAGAAGATGGAGTGGTTAGTCGTGAAAGAGTCAACGATTTTAAAGCCTGGTTAGATAAATAA